Proteins encoded by one window of Flavobacterium sp. N502540:
- a CDS encoding SusC/RagA family TonB-linked outer membrane protein: protein MKNLFYMLSFLLTLSGFAQERTIKGKVLDAKDGLPIPGVTIAVENSSVSNNTSEKGVIQSAGLGTVSDFDGAFELKINNNIKSLRVTYMGYLPYTIDITDKNQYNISLKSDVSELKEIVVTGYQKIEKRKLTSAVAKVDMADIKQAGVASLDQMLVGQVAGVAVTQQTGAPGTIAKIRVRGTASLNGAQDPLWVLDGLPLEGNDVPQNYDKDNIDVLSNFSIAGLNPEDIKDITILKDAAATAIYGARAANGVIVVTTKKGKKGSMKVDLNVNTFMTQKPDFSKLNLLNSSQKVDFELSLASREDLTYRDGNGEISRILKQANELGAYRSGGFSSLSPTTQNSINALRNINTNWGDLLYRSAINKQYTLSLSGGGEKSDYYFSLGAYNEEGATIGTGFDRYNLTLKNNFDVTDKLRVGVGIFGTQSKKSSYISDTDTFTNPANYSRNANPYLAPLNADGSYNYDKDMTGYGNGSVYIPFNYLEERENTNYELTTRSIKALLDVDYNITKGLKASTQIGLQFDNNASEKYAGKDTYFTRKEREKTSVFANGAYTYFLPVGGIIQNSNTDFFQYNWKTMLNYNTTLGGKHELEFMVGNELRKNKSTAINTKGFGFDPKTLTTTQIVFPTQSYASNPTYRTYLKNENENAFASFFATASYTYDRKYTFFGSVRYDGSDLFGADPKYKYLPLWAVSGSWAVSEENFLKDSEIVSNLRLRASYGLQGNIDKNTSPYVVGTNQTTIILPGQSEPIISVASPPNDKLRWEKTTNTNFGMDLGLFNNRINIITDVYGRKSTDLIGLQSLPVENGFEYTNANWAQVTNKGYEISLSTRNIDRPNFKWNTTINFAHNKSTVDRIQTRSNTYLPSKQGLPVNAVFALKTNGIDESGFPLFVNKKGETVNTQTLFGLFDPYADFFPGVFSQSKLTNEETRDLFTYVGDADPKFTGGFINTFKVHNFDLTIATTFNIKQTVVEKPNFNGTQLDRGQNYTTDVLNAWSPTNTGSNIPGITSPTSGTGDSWMAYQWFSPAGAPLNVYNYLDTWVHEMSYMRLSSVRLGYSLPKTATKTLFMDSVRFSIEGRNLFVISSDYKGYFDPETFGNIYAQPIPRSISLGCNLTF, encoded by the coding sequence ATGAAAAATTTATTTTACATGCTGAGTTTCCTACTTACCCTCTCGGGGTTTGCGCAGGAAAGGACTATTAAAGGAAAGGTACTTGATGCCAAAGATGGACTGCCGATACCGGGAGTCACCATTGCTGTCGAAAACAGTTCCGTATCAAACAACACCTCTGAAAAAGGAGTAATTCAAAGTGCCGGTCTGGGAACTGTAAGTGACTTTGACGGTGCCTTCGAATTGAAAATAAACAATAATATCAAATCTCTAAGAGTAACCTATATGGGTTATCTGCCTTATACAATTGACATTACAGATAAAAATCAATACAACATTTCTTTAAAGTCAGATGTAAGCGAATTAAAGGAAATCGTAGTTACCGGTTATCAGAAAATCGAAAAGAGAAAGCTGACATCTGCTGTTGCCAAAGTGGATATGGCCGATATCAAACAAGCGGGTGTTGCGAGTTTAGATCAAATGTTAGTAGGTCAGGTTGCGGGTGTTGCGGTAACACAACAAACAGGAGCTCCGGGAACCATTGCAAAAATCAGAGTTCGTGGTACTGCCTCTCTTAACGGTGCACAGGATCCATTATGGGTTTTAGATGGTTTACCTCTTGAAGGAAATGATGTTCCTCAAAATTATGACAAAGACAATATCGATGTTTTAAGCAATTTTTCTATCGCAGGTTTAAATCCTGAGGATATTAAAGATATTACCATATTAAAAGATGCTGCTGCAACGGCCATTTACGGAGCAAGAGCTGCAAACGGTGTTATTGTGGTGACAACTAAAAAAGGGAAAAAAGGAAGCATGAAAGTAGATTTGAATGTCAATACTTTCATGACTCAGAAACCTGATTTTTCTAAATTAAACCTTTTAAATTCTTCTCAAAAAGTAGATTTTGAACTTTCGCTGGCTTCAAGAGAAGATTTGACTTACAGAGACGGTAACGGAGAAATTTCCCGTATTCTTAAACAGGCTAATGAATTAGGAGCCTACAGATCGGGAGGTTTTTCGTCTCTAAGTCCAACAACACAAAACTCAATCAACGCTTTAAGAAACATCAATACCAATTGGGGTGATTTATTGTACAGAAGTGCCATCAACAAACAATATACATTAAGTTTATCTGGTGGTGGAGAAAAATCTGATTACTATTTCTCTTTAGGAGCTTACAACGAAGAAGGTGCTACTATCGGAACTGGTTTTGACAGATACAACCTTACCTTAAAAAACAACTTTGATGTAACTGATAAATTGCGTGTTGGCGTTGGAATTTTTGGTACACAAAGTAAAAAATCATCTTATATTTCAGATACGGACACTTTTACAAATCCTGCTAATTACTCCAGAAACGCAAATCCATATCTAGCTCCATTAAACGCTGATGGAAGTTATAATTATGATAAAGACATGACCGGGTATGGAAATGGAAGTGTATATATTCCTTTTAATTACTTAGAAGAAAGAGAAAATACCAATTACGAATTGACAACAAGATCTATAAAAGCATTACTTGACGTTGATTATAATATTACAAAAGGATTAAAAGCAAGTACACAAATTGGTTTACAGTTTGACAACAATGCTTCTGAAAAATATGCCGGTAAAGACACTTACTTTACAAGAAAAGAAAGAGAAAAAACAAGTGTATTTGCAAATGGAGCTTATACTTATTTCCTTCCTGTTGGCGGAATTATTCAAAATTCAAACACTGACTTTTTTCAATACAACTGGAAAACGATGTTAAACTATAACACTACTCTTGGAGGAAAACATGAGTTAGAGTTTATGGTGGGTAATGAGTTAAGAAAAAACAAAAGCACAGCTATTAATACAAAAGGTTTTGGTTTCGACCCGAAAACATTGACTACAACTCAAATTGTTTTTCCAACTCAAAGTTATGCATCTAATCCAACCTATAGAACGTATTTAAAGAATGAAAACGAAAATGCATTTGCATCATTCTTCGCAACAGCATCTTATACGTATGACAGAAAATATACGTTCTTTGGAAGTGTTCGTTACGACGGTTCAGATTTATTTGGTGCAGATCCTAAATACAAATACTTGCCATTGTGGGCAGTTTCCGGTTCATGGGCGGTATCAGAAGAAAATTTCTTAAAAGATAGCGAAATAGTTTCTAATTTAAGATTACGTGCGTCTTACGGTTTACAAGGAAATATCGATAAAAATACTTCTCCGTATGTCGTTGGAACAAATCAAACAACTATTATTTTACCGGGACAATCAGAACCTATTATTAGTGTAGCTTCTCCTCCAAATGATAAATTAAGATGGGAAAAGACGACCAATACCAACTTTGGAATGGATCTGGGGTTATTCAACAACCGTATTAACATTATAACCGATGTTTACGGAAGAAAAAGTACTGATTTAATTGGCTTACAATCACTTCCTGTTGAAAACGGTTTTGAATATACAAACGCTAACTGGGCTCAGGTAACGAATAAAGGATACGAGATTTCTTTGTCTACAAGAAACATTGACCGTCCGAACTTTAAATGGAACACGACTATTAATTTTGCTCATAATAAGAGTACTGTTGATCGTATCCAGACAAGATCTAACACCTATTTACCTTCGAAACAAGGATTACCTGTTAATGCCGTATTTGCATTAAAAACTAACGGAATTGATGAAAGTGGTTTCCCTTTATTTGTAAATAAAAAAGGAGAAACTGTAAACACGCAAACTCTTTTTGGTCTTTTTGATCCTTATGCAGATTTTTTCCCGGGAGTTTTCTCGCAATCAAAACTTACGAATGAAGAAACAAGAGATTTGTTTACTTATGTTGGAGATGCAGATCCTAAATTTACTGGTGGTTTTATCAACACTTTTAAAGTTCATAATTTTGATCTTACTATTGCTACCACTTTCAATATTAAACAAACTGTTGTTGAAAAACCAAATTTTAATGGTACACAATTAGATCGTGGTCAGAACTACACTACAGATGTACTTAATGCCTGGTCACCTACTAATACCGGTTCAAACATACCTGGAATTACCAGTCCAACTTCAGGAACAGGAGATTCATGGATGGCTTACCAATGGTTTTCTCCAGCAGGAGCGCCACTTAATGTTTACAACTATTTAGATACTTGGGTTCATGAAATGAGCTATATGCGTTTAAGCAGCGTTCGTTTAGGATATTCATTGCCTAAAACAGCGACAAAAACGTTGTTTATGGATAGTGTAAGATTTAGTATCGAAGGAAGAAACTTATTTGTAATCAGCTCTGATTATAAAGGTTACTTTGACCCGGAAACGTTCGGAAATATCTATGCACAACCAATCCCAAGATCAATATCTTTAGGATGTAACCTAACTTTTTAA
- a CDS encoding zinc-dependent metalloprotease, with product MREKALLINLKNIVLLVFVLSTSTMVSQKKNKKNKEDKTVQVKDSLKDSKGKKYDDLVKKGTFKKGLFNTIQVKTDLYLEINDSLFQREFLVVNKISSVPLPVNDAGLNKGMNYENKIITFHKDLVAKKVWVKSSVPKVSSPIGDAITASVNSNFSESIIEVFDIETKNNDSTSVVIKANKVFDGKQKSFNDVLSNIGFGGSVKSDLSYIENVKTFPKNIVVKSQLTTSVSEGGPALSVTLGVTSNIILLDKTPMQPRFADKRVGYFSEKHWYFSDSQHAMQEKELITRWRLEPKKEDIEKYRKGELVEPKKPIVYYIDPSTPKQWRSYIIEGVRDWQVAFERAGFKNAVIAKEPTEEDTDFDIDDVRYSVITYVASQKSNAMGPAVVDPRSGEIIESDIIWWHNVMTSLQSWMRIQTGAIDPKARGNKFSDEHMGEAIRFVSSHEVGHTFGLKHNMGASFAYPVESLRSKDFTAKMGGTAPSIMDYARYNYIAQPEDHVEAITPKIGEYDKYAIEWGYKWYADQKEEHTALNDLIAKHQNDPVYFYGEQQDGDSTIDPRSQSEDLGDDAMKASEYGLKNLKKVVGKILEWTYDKDESYYQTGKLYIGAIGQWNLYNYHVLTNVGGIYLNTTVHGDNKASYVPVPAAIQKRAVSYLLKNSIALPEWLFFNPILDKTNPLKDSPLGPYEYTPYTLARELQYGILYNLLSDDRLLRITENELFQRNEAKENVYTVTQLFKTVHQNIFAPTIQNKSLTIMERMTQKNYVDVLIVSTNKLFEKTDSKKIIQLEETLSMPHLCDYLQESKMARNINQSSLKRVSEVTSDKKGELNQILKLLKTKRNIGNQETKNHYFDLIQRIEKALNNTL from the coding sequence ATGAGAGAAAAGGCATTGTTGATAAACCTAAAAAATATCGTTTTATTGGTATTTGTACTGAGCACCAGTACTATGGTTTCTCAAAAAAAGAATAAAAAAAATAAAGAAGACAAAACTGTACAAGTTAAAGATTCATTAAAAGATTCGAAAGGAAAAAAGTACGATGATCTTGTTAAAAAAGGGACTTTCAAGAAAGGACTTTTTAATACCATTCAGGTCAAAACAGATTTATACCTAGAAATTAACGATTCTCTTTTTCAAAGAGAATTTTTAGTAGTCAATAAAATCTCGAGTGTCCCTTTGCCTGTTAATGATGCCGGATTGAATAAAGGAATGAACTACGAGAATAAAATTATAACGTTTCACAAAGATTTAGTGGCCAAGAAAGTTTGGGTCAAATCTTCTGTTCCAAAGGTTTCATCGCCTATTGGAGATGCTATTACGGCTTCGGTAAACAGTAATTTCTCAGAATCTATTATTGAAGTTTTTGATATTGAAACCAAGAATAACGATTCGACTTCGGTTGTCATTAAAGCGAATAAGGTTTTCGACGGTAAGCAAAAAAGTTTCAATGATGTATTGAGCAACATTGGCTTTGGCGGATCTGTAAAATCGGATTTATCCTATATAGAAAATGTAAAAACGTTTCCTAAAAATATTGTTGTAAAATCGCAGCTTACTACATCTGTAAGCGAAGGTGGTCCTGCCCTTTCGGTTACCCTTGGAGTGACGTCCAACATTATTTTGCTGGATAAAACACCAATGCAGCCGCGTTTTGCAGACAAGCGTGTGGGGTATTTCTCTGAAAAACACTGGTATTTCAGCGACAGCCAGCATGCTATGCAGGAGAAAGAATTAATCACGCGCTGGAGACTGGAACCTAAAAAAGAAGATATCGAAAAATACCGCAAAGGCGAATTGGTAGAACCTAAAAAGCCAATTGTGTATTACATCGATCCATCGACACCAAAACAATGGCGTTCTTATATTATTGAAGGGGTTCGTGACTGGCAGGTTGCTTTTGAAAGAGCCGGATTCAAAAATGCCGTAATCGCCAAAGAGCCAACTGAGGAAGATACTGATTTTGATATCGACGACGTACGCTATTCTGTAATTACGTATGTGGCTTCTCAAAAGTCTAACGCTATGGGACCTGCAGTAGTAGACCCAAGAAGCGGTGAAATTATAGAATCTGATATTATCTGGTGGCACAATGTAATGACTTCATTGCAAAGCTGGATGCGCATTCAGACAGGTGCCATTGATCCGAAAGCCAGAGGAAATAAATTTAGTGACGAGCACATGGGAGAAGCGATTCGTTTTGTATCGTCTCATGAAGTGGGACATACTTTTGGTTTAAAACACAATATGGGTGCTTCGTTTGCTTATCCTGTAGAATCGTTAAGATCTAAAGATTTTACAGCAAAAATGGGCGGAACAGCTCCATCAATCATGGATTATGCCCGTTACAACTATATTGCTCAGCCCGAAGATCATGTTGAAGCGATCACGCCAAAAATTGGTGAATACGATAAATATGCTATCGAATGGGGTTACAAATGGTATGCAGACCAGAAAGAAGAACACACTGCGCTTAATGATCTGATTGCAAAACACCAGAACGATCCGGTTTATTTCTATGGAGAGCAACAGGACGGTGACAGTACAATTGACCCCCGTTCGCAATCTGAAGATTTAGGTGATGATGCCATGAAAGCCAGCGAATACGGGCTTAAAAACCTTAAAAAAGTGGTAGGTAAAATTCTTGAGTGGACGTATGATAAAGATGAATCTTACTATCAAACGGGTAAACTTTATATTGGAGCAATTGGTCAGTGGAATCTTTACAACTACCATGTGTTAACGAATGTGGGAGGAATTTATCTGAATACCACGGTTCACGGTGACAATAAGGCAAGTTATGTTCCGGTTCCGGCTGCCATTCAAAAAAGAGCTGTTTCGTATTTATTGAAAAATAGTATTGCACTTCCGGAATGGTTGTTTTTTAACCCAATTTTGGACAAAACAAATCCGTTGAAAGATTCTCCTCTTGGGCCTTATGAGTACACTCCTTACACCCTGGCAAGAGAATTACAATATGGGATTTTATACAACCTGTTAAGTGATGATCGTTTGTTGAGAATTACAGAAAATGAGCTTTTCCAACGTAACGAAGCCAAAGAGAATGTTTATACCGTAACACAATTATTTAAAACCGTTCATCAAAACATTTTCGCTCCTACGATTCAAAACAAATCGCTTACGATTATGGAACGTATGACACAGAAAAACTATGTCGATGTATTGATTGTTTCGACCAATAAACTTTTTGAAAAAACAGACAGCAAGAAAATCATTCAGTTAGAAGAAACATTAAGCATGCCTCATTTATGTGATTATCTGCAAGAATCAAAAATGGCGCGTAACATCAATCAGTCTTCATTAAAGAGAGTTTCTGAAGTGACTTCTGATAAAAAAGGAGAATTGAATCAGATTCTGAAGCTTTTAAAGACAAAAAGAAACATTGGAAATCAAGAGACAAAGAATCATTACTTCGATCTGATCCAGCGTATTGAAAAAGCACTAAACAACACACTTTAA
- a CDS encoding histidine kinase: MKFTFKNTFSRRNFFILGIIFIVLTLLSIYILSSFITEITEKSNTATEERGFQKKQEVLVQELSHFLETQKELKRIVEMSNTRNLSDNLKVLSTIHANDSLIKNNWFQINKEHITFVTAKNSPNLEASIKDFAVKNGNLSAYNCIVENNQDFFWRIYYKYIATNGTVIRYGYDIDLKALQTYFSTIDQKALNYAFVFDKKGTILYHPEVKLLKKNVFKITNLRASDTTFTNKNSFSRQIALSEYLGLDIVRYTKRLNVKGTDWYICVNFAEKISNEDVNTVKKYASLIYIVTTAILIVFFYLFTLFTRKNFQEKEVLAQEKNNLLIENEKINKEKALIQLQQLKEQINPHFLFNSLNSLYMLIESNTAVARKFTLNLSKIYRYLITPPVNNIVTVQEELLFIEKYIFLQQTRFTKEFVFSIQIENENNLAKKVPYLAFQIAVENAIKHNIASEETPLKITIDIKENVVIITNNLNEKQNFDKESKFGHKYLEIIYKYYAKDDFKVFKKDGDFTCILPLIG, encoded by the coding sequence TTGAAATTTACTTTTAAAAATACCTTTTCCCGCAGGAACTTCTTTATTTTAGGAATTATCTTTATTGTCCTCACGCTGCTTTCAATTTATATTCTAAGCAGTTTTATAACGGAGATCACCGAAAAATCAAATACTGCAACTGAAGAACGAGGCTTTCAGAAAAAACAGGAAGTGCTTGTACAGGAATTGTCACATTTTTTAGAAACTCAAAAGGAGTTAAAACGTATTGTTGAAATGAGCAATACCCGGAATCTCTCTGATAATCTAAAGGTACTCAGTACAATTCATGCCAATGACAGTCTTATTAAAAACAATTGGTTTCAGATTAATAAGGAGCATATAACTTTTGTAACGGCTAAAAATAGTCCAAATCTGGAAGCTTCCATCAAAGATTTTGCTGTTAAAAACGGAAATCTCAGTGCGTACAATTGTATTGTTGAGAACAATCAGGATTTTTTCTGGCGCATTTATTACAAGTACATTGCGACAAATGGTACAGTCATTCGATACGGGTATGACATTGATTTGAAAGCACTTCAAACCTATTTTTCTACCATTGACCAAAAAGCGCTCAATTATGCTTTTGTGTTTGATAAAAAAGGAACAATCCTCTACCATCCTGAAGTAAAATTGCTGAAGAAGAATGTTTTCAAAATCACAAACCTTCGTGCAAGTGATACTACTTTTACCAATAAAAACAGTTTCAGCCGACAAATTGCGCTTTCAGAATATTTAGGTCTTGACATTGTACGCTATACCAAACGGCTCAATGTAAAAGGAACGGATTGGTACATCTGTGTTAATTTTGCGGAGAAAATATCCAATGAAGATGTCAATACTGTAAAAAAGTATGCTTCCTTAATTTACATCGTTACAACAGCTATTTTAATCGTATTCTTCTATTTATTTACTCTTTTCACCCGTAAAAATTTTCAGGAAAAAGAAGTACTGGCGCAGGAAAAAAACAATCTTTTGATAGAAAACGAAAAAATTAATAAAGAGAAAGCACTCATTCAGCTGCAGCAATTAAAAGAACAGATCAATCCGCACTTTCTGTTCAACTCGCTGAATTCGTTATACATGCTTATTGAAAGCAACACGGCTGTTGCGCGAAAATTTACCCTCAATCTGTCCAAAATTTACAGATATCTGATTACACCCCCAGTTAACAATATTGTTACGGTACAGGAAGAACTGCTTTTTATAGAAAAGTATATATTTCTGCAACAAACCCGTTTTACGAAAGAATTTGTCTTTTCGATTCAGATCGAAAACGAAAATAATCTGGCTAAAAAAGTACCGTATCTGGCTTTTCAGATCGCGGTAGAAAACGCCATAAAACACAATATCGCTTCTGAAGAAACCCCTTTAAAAATAACAATTGACATTAAAGAAAACGTTGTAATTATTACCAATAATTTAAACGAAAAGCAAAACTTTGATAAAGAATCCAAGTTTGGTCACAAATACTTAGAAATTATTTACAAATATTATGCTAAGGACGATTTCAAAGTCTTCAAAAAAGACGGCGATTTTACTTGCATTTTGCCTTTAATTGGATAA
- a CDS encoding GNAT family N-acetyltransferase, producing the protein MIIRKATIEDSENITALLLLAMEDIIYKFTGEKDPKTAYYFLLHFVETENNQYSYQNCYIAQEDNEIIGAVAVYDGGQLHSLRKPIVDYVRLNFNADFNPEDETQSGEFYIDSVGVSPNHQGKGIGSKLLQFLIDEYVTQNQRTLGLLVEDANPNAKKLYLKLGFKVKGTRTLVGKNMEHLQIG; encoded by the coding sequence ATGATTATCAGAAAAGCAACAATTGAAGATTCGGAAAATATTACAGCACTTTTGCTGCTGGCAATGGAGGACATTATCTATAAATTTACAGGTGAAAAGGATCCTAAAACGGCCTACTATTTCCTGCTTCATTTTGTTGAAACCGAGAATAATCAATACTCTTATCAAAATTGTTATATAGCGCAGGAAGACAACGAAATTATTGGTGCTGTTGCTGTTTATGACGGAGGACAATTACATTCGTTGAGAAAACCAATTGTTGATTATGTTCGTCTGAATTTCAATGCTGATTTTAATCCTGAAGACGAAACGCAAAGTGGTGAATTTTATATTGATTCGGTTGGTGTGAGTCCAAATCATCAGGGAAAAGGAATTGGTTCTAAACTGCTGCAATTTTTAATTGACGAGTATGTAACTCAAAATCAAAGGACTCTAGGACTATTAGTCGAAGATGCCAACCCGAACGCCAAAAAACTGTACTTAAAATTAGGTTTTAAAGTGAAGGGGACCCGAACTTTGGTAGGAAAGAATATGGAACATCTGCAGATTGGGTGA
- a CDS encoding ribonucleotide-diphosphate reductase subunit beta, with protein MSIFDKRINYKPFEYPEVLQFTEAINKAYWVHTEVDFTADTQDFHSHLNAAEKTAIKNSLLAIAQIEVAVKSFWGNIYEHFPKPEFNGLGSTFAECEFRHSEAYSRLLEVLGYNDEFEKLMEIPVIRKRVDYLSDVLKDTKSQDNKKYVISLILFSILIENVSLFSQFAILLSFTRFKGYMKNVSNIIAWTSIDEQIHANGGIYIVNKIREEFPDYFDEETLNLIREAVKNSIEVEADILDWIFEEGEIETINKTDLVNFMKFRIDESLVQINIPTIFNVPADDYKAMAWFEEEVFANSLDDFFAKRPVEYTKHDKSITANDLF; from the coding sequence ATGTCTATATTTGATAAAAGAATCAATTATAAACCTTTCGAGTACCCGGAGGTTTTGCAATTTACAGAAGCCATAAATAAAGCGTATTGGGTTCATACAGAGGTTGATTTTACAGCCGATACGCAAGATTTTCATTCCCATTTAAATGCCGCGGAGAAAACCGCCATTAAAAATAGTCTATTGGCGATTGCACAGATAGAAGTAGCTGTGAAAAGTTTCTGGGGAAATATCTATGAGCATTTTCCGAAGCCGGAATTCAACGGATTGGGGAGTACTTTTGCCGAATGTGAATTCAGACATTCTGAAGCTTATTCACGTCTTCTGGAAGTTTTAGGTTACAACGATGAATTTGAAAAACTGATGGAGATTCCGGTTATCCGCAAACGTGTCGATTATCTTTCGGATGTGCTTAAGGATACCAAATCTCAGGACAATAAAAAGTATGTGATTTCACTGATTTTGTTTAGTATTCTGATCGAAAATGTGTCACTTTTCAGTCAGTTTGCGATTTTATTGTCTTTTACGCGATTCAAAGGCTACATGAAAAATGTGAGTAATATTATTGCGTGGACTTCTATCGATGAACAAATTCATGCTAATGGCGGAATTTATATCGTAAACAAAATACGTGAAGAGTTTCCGGATTATTTCGATGAGGAAACGTTAAACCTTATTCGTGAAGCCGTTAAAAATTCAATAGAAGTAGAAGCTGATATATTAGACTGGATTTTTGAAGAAGGTGAGATTGAAACAATCAATAAGACTGATTTGGTTAATTTCATGAAATTCAGAATAGACGAAAGTCTGGTTCAGATCAATATCCCGACTATTTTTAATGTTCCGGCAGATGATTATAAAGCGATGGCCTGGTTTGAAGAAGAAGTTTTTGCCAACAGCCTTGACGATTTCTTTGCCAAAAGACCGGTAGAATATACCAAACACGACAAAAGCATTACCGCAAACGACCTGTTCTAA